The Humulus lupulus chromosome 4, drHumLupu1.1, whole genome shotgun sequence genome has a window encoding:
- the LOC133829540 gene encoding glyoxylate/hydroxypyruvate reductase HPR3-like: MGTLICLSGNCDDHHLQHQTHKIVRDVYEVIALEKHPVLDLFEKQFSQRFHILKAWESELPLDKFLESHAYSVEALLCPSGGPKVTTDVLGRLPLVGVVITTSSGVDHIDLLECRRRRVAVANAGDVFSADVADMAVGMLIDVMRKISSADRHVRDGNWASLWNFPFGSRVGGKRIGIVGLGSIGLEIARRLDAFRCKISYLSRKKKECVPYQFVDNVLELATHCDALIVCCRLTKKTYHMIDRKVLLALGKDGVVVNVGRGPVINEKDLVKCLVKGEIRGAALDVFENEPNVPKELFGLGNVVLSPHRAVTTPEGLNDLSQLIYANLDAFFHGEPLLTPYVDK; this comes from the exons ATGGGAACTCTGATCTGCCTCAGTGGAAATTGTGATGATCATCACCTCCAACACCAAACCCACAAGATTGTTCGAGATGTGTATGAGGTAATAGCCTTGGAAAAACACCCAGTTCTGGATTTGTTCGAGAAGCAATTCTCTCAAAGATTTCATATCCTGAAAGCTTGGGAATCTGAGCTACCACTGGACAAGTTCTTGGAGTCCCATGCATACTCAGTCGAGGCTTTGTTGTGTCCTAGCGGCGGCCCCAAGGTGACCACCGACGTCTTAGGGCGGCTGCCTCTTGTTGGGGTTGTCATCACCACCAGCTCCGGCGTAGATCACATCGACTTGTTGGAATGTCGCCGCCGTCGAGTTGCCGTTGCCAATGCCGGAGATGTTTTCTCTGCCGATGTTGCTGATATGGCAGTTGGGATGTTGATTGATGTTATGAGAAAGATCTCTTCTGCCGATAGACATGTGAGGGATGGGAATTGGGCTTCTTTATGGAACTTTCCATTCGGTTCTAGG GTAGGAGGGAAACGAATTGGCATTGTTGGGTTGGGAAGCATTGGCTTAGAGATAGCGAGAAGACTCGATGCCTTTCGTTGTAAAATATCCTACTTGTCAAGGAAGAAGAAGGAATGTGTCCCGTACCAATTCGTCGACAATGTCCTCGAACTCGCCACTCACTGCGATGCCCTAATCGTCTGTTGTAGATTGACAAAGAAAACTTACCACATGATTGATCGAAAGGTCTTGTTGGCTCTTGGCAAAGATGGTGTGGTAGTGAATGTAGGTCGTGGACCTGTGATCAATGAGAAAGATTTGGTTAAGTGTTTAGTTAAGGGAGAAATTAGAGGAGCAGCATTGGATGTGTTCGAGAATGAGCCTAATGTTCCCAAAGAGTTATTTGGATTGGGTAATGTAGTGCTTTCTCCCCATAGGGCTGTCACCACGCCGGAAGGTTTGAATGATTTGTCCCAACTTATATATGCAAATCTTGATGCTTTCTTTCATGGTGAACCTTTGCTCACTCCCTATGTGGACAAATGA
- the LOC133831678 gene encoding uncharacterized protein LOC133831678 encodes MKSSDDEKDMAYGNYVPTEVSRGLGYSGAKFVDEVLNGENERCLENFRMDKHVFYKLCDILQAKGLLRHTNRIKIEEQLAIFMFIVGHNLRTRAVQELFRYSGETISRHFNNVLNAVMAISLDFFQPPGSEVPSAISEDPRFYPYFKDCVGAIDGIHVPVMVGVDEQGPFRNKNGLLSQIVLAACSFDLKFHYVLAGWEGSASDLQVLNSALTRRNKLQVPEGKFYLLDNKYVNLPGFMAPYPGVPYHLKEFPDGYHPQNAKELFNQRHSLLRNAADRIFGSLKARFPILMSAPPYPLQTQVKLVVAACAIHNYIRKEEPGDWLFKMFEDNDLPQEESPPPPQVEVEQQPMKNIENSALDIHFEDEQLEFSLQLRDSIATEMWNDYINDISSL; translated from the exons ATGAAGAGCTCTGATGACGAAAAAGATATGGCATATGGTAATTATGTCCCAACAGAAGTAAGTCGTGGTTTAGGATATTCTGGCGCAAAATTTGTAGATGAAGTACTTAATGGTGAAAATGAACGCTGTCTCGAGAATTTTCGTATGGATAAGCATGTCTTTTATAAGTTATGTGATATTTTGCAAGCCAAAGGCTTACTGCGCCACACAAATCGAATCAAGATTGAAGAGCAATTAGCCATATTCATGTTCATAGTTGGTCATAATCTGCGAACTCGAGCTGTACAAGAATTATTTCGTTACTCAGGAGAAACCATCAGTCGCCATTTCAACAATGTACTAAATGCAGTTATGGCAATATCATTAGATTTCTTTCAGCCCCCGGGCTCTGAGGTTCCTTCAGCAATTTCAGAAGATCCCAGATTCTATCCATATTTTAAG GATTGTGTTGGTGCCATTGATGGAATACATGTTCCTGTAATGGTCGGTGTTGATGAACAAGGGCCGTTTCGCAACAAAAATGGCTTACTTTCCCAAATTGTTCTGGCCGCTTGCTCATTTGATCTTAAGTTTCATTATGTCCTTGCTGGTTGGGAAGGTTCAGCATCAGACTTGCAAGTTTTAAATTCAGCACTCACTCGGCGAAACAAACTACAGGTTCCTGAAG GTAAATTCTACCTTTTGGACAACAAGTATGTGAATCTGCCTGGCTTCATGGCTCCATATCCTGGTGTTCCATATCACTTGAAGGAGTTTCCTGATGGTTATCATCCTCAAAATGCAAAAGAGCTATTTAATCAGAGGCATTCATTGTTACGAAACGCAGCTGATCGAATTTTCGGATCCTTAAAAGCACGCTTCCCTATATTGATGTCGGCTCCTCCATACCCATTACAAACGCAGGTGAAGTTGGTAGTGGCAGCGTGTGCCATACACAACTACATCCGAAAGGAGGAACCGGGCGACTGGCTCTTTAAAATGTTCGAAGACAATGATTTACCACAAGAGGAGTCGCCACCGCCGCCTCAGGTGGAGGTGGAACAACAACCGATGAAGAATATCGAGAACTCTGCTTTGGACATTCATTTTGAGGATGAACAGCTAGAATTTTCTTTGCAATTGAGGGACTCTATTGCAACGGAAATGTGGAATGACTATATCAACGACATATCGTCTCTGTAG